A window of Costertonia aggregata contains these coding sequences:
- a CDS encoding NAD(P)/FAD-dependent oxidoreductase — MSKSIIIIGGGIVGLSTAYFLQKEGHQVTVIDKSDITSGASFVNAGYITPSHIIPLASPGMIRTGLKMMFNSSSPFYMKPRWDPDFFKWSWYFHKSSTKEKVEEAIPVIKDINILSRELYTDIKKSGDLGDFQLERKGLLMLYKTHKCYEHEIKVAKKASFLGLEVKELGKQELSIVEPNIAIDAEGAIHYECDGHTTPTEFMPKMVEHLKKAGLQIKTNEEVVDLTEKNSQIQSIKTTKTTYTADEVILAAGSWSGILSKILDIKLPLQAGKGYRINVHRPTGISLPAILMEAKMAVTPMNGFTRFAGTMEFSGINDTIRKERVLAIANGAKAFYPELEIRADEIANAQTGMRPVTPDGLPYIGRCQRLKNLTFATGHAMMGWSLGPATGKLVSEIIDGKKTSMHIDAFHPERRFN; from the coding sequence ATGAGCAAGAGCATTATCATAATCGGTGGCGGAATCGTTGGTTTAAGTACCGCTTATTTTTTGCAAAAGGAGGGTCACCAAGTTACCGTCATCGATAAATCCGACATTACTTCTGGGGCATCTTTCGTAAATGCGGGATATATTACCCCTAGCCATATTATTCCCTTGGCATCGCCGGGAATGATCAGAACAGGGCTAAAAATGATGTTCAATTCGTCAAGCCCATTTTATATGAAACCCCGTTGGGACCCTGATTTCTTTAAATGGTCGTGGTATTTTCATAAATCATCCACAAAAGAAAAGGTAGAGGAAGCGATTCCCGTTATCAAGGATATCAATATTTTGAGCAGGGAATTATATACCGATATAAAGAAATCAGGGGATTTGGGCGATTTTCAATTGGAAAGAAAAGGTCTCTTGATGCTGTACAAGACCCATAAATGCTACGAACATGAAATAAAAGTAGCCAAAAAGGCCAGTTTTTTAGGATTGGAAGTAAAGGAACTCGGCAAGCAGGAACTTTCGATTGTTGAACCCAATATCGCTATTGATGCGGAAGGGGCCATTCATTATGAATGTGATGGACATACTACCCCAACCGAATTTATGCCCAAAATGGTTGAACATCTAAAAAAAGCGGGGTTGCAAATTAAAACCAATGAAGAGGTTGTGGATTTGACCGAGAAAAATTCACAAATCCAATCGATAAAAACCACCAAAACCACATATACCGCCGATGAAGTGATTTTAGCTGCGGGATCGTGGAGCGGCATACTTTCTAAAATCTTGGATATCAAATTACCCTTACAGGCAGGTAAAGGCTATAGAATAAATGTGCACAGACCTACGGGAATATCGTTGCCCGCTATATTAATGGAAGCTAAGATGGCCGTTACCCCTATGAACGGTTTCACCAGATTTGCCGGTACCATGGAATTCTCTGGAATTAACGATACCATCAGAAAAGAAAGAGTGCTCGCCATTGCCAACGGCGCAAAGGCATTTTACCCAGAACTTGAAATACGCGCAGATGAAATTGCAAATGCCCAAACGGGCATGCGGCCCGTAACTCCCGATGGGTTGCCCTATATTGGTCGATGCCAAAGGTTAAAGAACCTTACTTTTGCAACGGGCCATGCCATGATGGGTTGGAGCTTAGGCCCTGCCACGGGCAAATTGGTTTCCGAAATTATCGATGGCAAAAAGACCTCGATGCATATAGACGCTTTTCACCCGGAAAGAAGGTTTAACTAA
- a CDS encoding type II secretion system protein GspD, with protein sequence MRKILLIACFAFSSVLYTQEENRIQNIKNNLELLAVENSGLTENLKLDVNVTNVTLSNFLLAISQVHKVNINVDPSLQGINIVNNFSNVTVADLLVFLCKEYNLDINFSGNILSIKKYNPPPPEIIEKEIKINFDPTANLISMDLEQDGLEKVFRKIMDITGQNLLFGSGMEQLPLNIYLKAVPLETGLAKLAEVNNLVFSKSRDGFYLFDQKDIENSPRQAGRNRIFRDNLKYEVLDSTNRILKVDFVNTPIATIINEISLDLNLDVYTATPLEQAGNVTFKANEIYYDTLLERIFESSTKSEPIDNRFNGNNSQVPNTNGSSNRGNSGFGNTTSSVNAAATFTYKKEDGIYFFGLTDQLSVRRVEVIQMMHRSIELLGDPSQSGVGSRMAGRTIGGNVNYLGNTSGIQGGIQGNQGFSNQGFNNQSINSSRRINTQYSSFDNYDTNVEALVSILPDDIIADLDIKIDFELNSFLVSGPAANINRFKSFIKEIDKPVPVILIEVMLIEVKKSATVETGISWGIADTPTTTQGGVFPQTDLTLGANTVNKIIGGFDGFGSFNIGKVVPNFFATIKAMEENGNLKIRSTPKLSTLNGHRANLSIGETTYYVVTNQNFFGSQIPTTSEVRNYQPIDAQLAVSIKPLVSGNGQVTLDINVIQSDFSGERIEDDAPPGLTSREFSSIIRMQDQDLAVLGGLEEKIKNDSGSGVPFLARVPVIKWLFSKRKREDSKQKLTILIKPTVIY encoded by the coding sequence ATGAGAAAAATACTATTGATTGCCTGTTTTGCCTTTTCTTCTGTTCTTTATACACAGGAAGAAAACAGGATTCAAAATATTAAAAACAACCTGGAGTTACTTGCCGTAGAAAATTCTGGGCTCACAGAAAACCTTAAACTGGATGTTAATGTCACCAATGTCACTTTATCAAATTTTTTACTGGCCATTTCCCAAGTTCATAAAGTAAATATAAATGTTGATCCCTCTTTGCAAGGCATCAATATTGTCAATAATTTTTCCAATGTTACCGTAGCTGATCTTCTAGTGTTTCTATGTAAAGAATATAACTTGGATATCAATTTTTCAGGTAATATTTTATCGATTAAAAAATACAATCCGCCGCCACCAGAAATCATTGAAAAAGAAATCAAGATAAATTTCGACCCTACAGCGAATTTAATTTCGATGGACCTTGAGCAGGATGGATTGGAAAAAGTGTTTCGGAAAATAATGGATATAACCGGACAAAATCTCTTGTTCGGTAGTGGTATGGAGCAATTACCACTAAATATATATCTAAAAGCCGTGCCTTTGGAAACAGGATTGGCAAAATTGGCCGAAGTGAACAATTTGGTTTTTTCAAAATCAAGAGACGGTTTTTATTTATTTGATCAAAAAGATATTGAAAACTCACCGAGGCAAGCAGGACGTAATAGGATATTTCGTGACAATTTAAAATATGAAGTACTGGACTCTACCAATCGTATCCTGAAAGTCGATTTTGTCAATACACCTATCGCTACCATTATTAATGAAATAAGCTTAGACCTTAATCTGGACGTTTACACGGCAACTCCCTTGGAACAAGCAGGTAACGTTACCTTCAAAGCGAACGAAATTTACTATGACACACTATTGGAACGAATATTTGAAAGTAGTACAAAAAGTGAGCCAATTGATAATAGATTTAATGGCAACAATTCTCAAGTGCCTAATACCAATGGCTCATCAAATAGAGGGAACAGTGGTTTTGGTAATACTACCTCCTCGGTAAACGCTGCTGCAACATTCACTTACAAAAAAGAAGATGGTATATACTTTTTTGGTCTCACTGACCAATTAAGTGTACGAAGAGTAGAGGTCATTCAAATGATGCACCGTTCAATAGAATTATTGGGCGACCCTTCGCAGAGTGGAGTTGGTAGCAGAATGGCGGGTAGAACAATAGGTGGTAATGTAAACTATTTGGGAAATACATCCGGAATTCAAGGTGGCATTCAAGGAAATCAGGGATTTAGCAATCAGGGTTTCAATAACCAAAGTATAAATAGTTCTAGACGAATTAACACCCAATACAGTTCCTTTGATAATTATGACACCAATGTAGAAGCATTGGTCAGTATTTTGCCAGATGATATTATAGCAGATTTAGATATAAAAATAGATTTTGAACTAAATAGTTTTTTGGTAAGTGGTCCGGCCGCTAATATCAATAGATTCAAAAGTTTTATAAAGGAAATAGACAAACCCGTACCCGTTATTCTTATTGAGGTCATGTTGATTGAGGTGAAAAAGTCCGCTACCGTTGAAACGGGCATTAGTTGGGGAATCGCCGATACTCCAACAACGACGCAAGGGGGAGTGTTTCCGCAAACCGATTTAACCTTAGGTGCCAATACAGTAAATAAAATCATTGGAGGATTTGATGGTTTTGGGTCTTTCAACATTGGAAAGGTAGTGCCTAACTTTTTCGCTACTATCAAAGCAATGGAAGAAAACGGGAATTTAAAGATTCGTTCTACTCCAAAATTGTCCACACTAAATGGACATAGGGCCAATCTTTCTATTGGTGAGACTACCTATTATGTAGTAACCAACCAGAACTTTTTTGGCTCACAGATACCAACAACATCGGAAGTCAGGAACTACCAGCCGATAGATGCCCAGTTGGCCGTTAGCATCAAACCTCTTGTTTCGGGAAACGGCCAGGTAACTTTGGACATTAATGTGATACAATCTGATTTTAGCGGTGAACGAATCGAGGACGATGCCCCGCCAGGATTGACTTCACGAGAGTTCAGCTCCATCATTAGAATGCAAGATCAAGATTTGGCTGTATTGGGCGGCTTGGAAGAAAAAATAAAGAACGATTCCGGGAGTGGAGTACCCTTTTTGGCGAGAGTACCTGTTATTAAATGGCTTTTTAGCAAAAGAAAAAGAGAGGATAGTAAACAAAAATTGACCATTCTTATTAAACCTACGGTTATCTATTAA
- a CDS encoding 4-hydroxyproline epimerase, with amino-acid sequence MGKSVFQCIDAHTCGNPVRVVKTGAPELIGKNMSEKRQHFLKEYDWIRRGLMFEPRGHDMMSGSIFYPPSHIENDLGILFIETSGCLPMCGHGTIGAITIAIEEGLIVPKIEGKIRMETPAGLVRITYQKTNSKVDWVKLTNVKSYLAATELKIDCSELGELLFDVSYGGNFYAIVDEQPNFTGIQDFSANALIRFSQEIREKINQKYQDMFIHPKDKTIRDVTHVLWAGRTISTAATARNAVFYGDKAIDRSPCGTGTSARMAQWFAKGKLKKGDAFIHESFIGSQFIGRVEDETTLVGFNAIVPSIQGWARIYGHNSITIDDDDPYAHGFQVI; translated from the coding sequence ATGGGGAAAAGTGTTTTTCAATGTATAGATGCCCATACCTGCGGAAATCCCGTTAGGGTAGTGAAAACCGGTGCACCTGAATTGATAGGGAAAAACATGAGCGAGAAAAGACAGCATTTTCTAAAAGAATATGACTGGATCCGCAGAGGGCTTATGTTCGAGCCGAGAGGGCACGATATGATGAGCGGAAGCATTTTTTACCCACCTTCACATATCGAAAATGATTTGGGAATCCTTTTTATAGAGACTAGCGGTTGCCTGCCTATGTGTGGCCATGGAACCATTGGAGCTATAACCATCGCTATCGAAGAGGGGTTGATTGTCCCGAAAATCGAAGGGAAAATCCGCATGGAAACCCCTGCCGGTCTGGTACGGATAACCTACCAAAAGACCAATTCAAAAGTTGATTGGGTAAAATTGACCAATGTAAAATCGTATTTGGCCGCTACAGAGCTAAAAATAGACTGTTCCGAATTGGGGGAGCTATTGTTTGATGTTTCTTACGGGGGTAATTTTTATGCCATTGTGGATGAACAGCCAAATTTTACGGGTATACAAGACTTTTCGGCCAATGCATTGATACGGTTCAGTCAGGAAATCCGTGAGAAAATCAACCAAAAGTATCAAGATATGTTTATTCATCCTAAGGATAAGACCATTAGGGACGTAACCCATGTTTTATGGGCTGGGAGAACCATTTCAACTGCGGCAACTGCCAGAAACGCTGTTTTTTATGGGGACAAAGCTATTGACCGTTCCCCTTGTGGAACAGGAACATCTGCCCGTATGGCACAATGGTTTGCCAAGGGCAAGCTAAAAAAGGGAGACGCTTTCATACATGAAAGTTTTATAGGTTCACAGTTCATAGGTAGGGTAGAGGATGAAACAACGCTAGTTGGGTTCAATGCCATTGTACCGAGCATTCAAGGATGGGCAAGAATATATGGCCATAATAGTATCACGATCGATGATGATGACCCTTATGCCCATGGTTTTCAAGTTATTTGA
- a CDS encoding aldehyde dehydrogenase (NADP(+)) — protein sequence MITGKNYIGNNLSAVGSEIFKTFDPQQNQPNAWEFYEATHDEIDQAVQLAHEAFQQYCFFSGIEKAQFLRTIALEIEALGDVLLSTYCKESGLPQGRAIGERGRTIAQLNAFATLLEEGSWVDATIDTAQPDRQPSPKVDLRKMLFPLGPIAVFGSSNFPFAFSTAGGDTASALAAGCPVIVKSHPMHAGTSELVSSAITIAAQKTGMPNGVFSNLNSKGIMVGQKLVIHPLIKGVGFTGSIKGGTALYKLANERDEPIPVFAEMGSINPVIVFSSALKKEKEAWATSYANSMMLGAGQFCTNPGLILGIKSEDLDRFMEVLGKALEKLEPSCMLHPDIHTNFENGKRTLSEQADVSIVAEYRGDTNRNYAKQKVLKIDGANFLSNTRLHQEVFGPFSIVVECESIRELKQIIQKLDGQLTGTILGSENEISEHSQIVNALQNKVGRIIFNGVPTGVEVCPSMQHGGPFPASTDSRFTSVGTSAIKRWVRPVSYQNWPNNALPDELKDENPLRIMRLVNTIHTNASIL from the coding sequence ATGATAACAGGGAAAAATTATATAGGAAACAACCTTTCAGCCGTAGGTTCAGAAATCTTCAAGACTTTTGACCCGCAACAAAACCAACCCAATGCATGGGAATTTTATGAAGCTACTCATGATGAAATTGACCAAGCTGTTCAACTTGCCCATGAGGCGTTTCAGCAATATTGCTTTTTTTCAGGTATTGAAAAAGCTCAATTTTTAAGGACTATCGCCTTGGAAATTGAAGCTTTGGGCGATGTTTTGCTTTCAACCTATTGTAAGGAATCCGGTTTGCCCCAAGGTCGTGCCATAGGTGAGCGGGGCAGGACCATAGCACAATTGAACGCTTTTGCCACTTTGTTGGAAGAAGGTTCTTGGGTAGATGCCACTATTGATACGGCGCAGCCAGATAGACAACCATCACCAAAAGTTGACCTACGTAAAATGTTGTTTCCATTAGGCCCTATAGCCGTATTTGGCTCCAGTAATTTTCCTTTTGCATTTTCAACGGCAGGTGGCGATACCGCCAGTGCTCTGGCGGCAGGCTGTCCGGTAATCGTAAAAAGCCACCCGATGCATGCCGGAACAAGTGAGTTGGTCTCTTCAGCGATAACCATTGCCGCCCAAAAGACAGGTATGCCCAATGGTGTCTTTTCAAACTTGAACAGTAAGGGCATCATGGTAGGACAAAAATTGGTGATACACCCCTTGATAAAAGGGGTAGGGTTTACGGGCAGTATCAAAGGGGGTACGGCCCTCTATAAGTTGGCCAATGAACGAGATGAACCCATTCCTGTATTTGCGGAAATGGGAAGTATAAACCCGGTTATTGTTTTTTCATCTGCACTAAAGAAAGAGAAAGAAGCATGGGCAACGAGTTATGCCAATTCCATGATGTTGGGTGCCGGTCAGTTTTGTACCAACCCGGGACTTATTTTAGGTATTAAAAGTGAGGATTTAGATCGTTTTATGGAGGTTTTGGGGAAAGCGCTTGAAAAGCTGGAACCTAGCTGTATGCTTCACCCGGATATTCACACCAATTTTGAAAATGGAAAGAGAACACTATCGGAACAAGCTGATGTAAGTATTGTCGCCGAATATAGGGGTGACACGAACCGTAACTATGCCAAACAAAAGGTATTGAAAATAGACGGCGCTAATTTTTTAAGCAATACTAGACTGCATCAAGAAGTATTTGGCCCGTTTTCAATAGTGGTCGAATGTGAAAGTATTCGTGAGTTAAAGCAAATTATACAAAAGTTGGATGGACAGCTTACCGGAACAATCTTAGGTAGCGAGAATGAAATCTCTGAACATTCCCAAATCGTGAATGCTCTGCAAAATAAGGTAGGACGTATTATTTTCAACGGGGTCCCGACAGGGGTAGAGGTATGCCCGTCCATGCAGCATGGTGGCCCGTTTCCCGCCTCTACCGACAGCAGGTTTACATCGGTAGGTACTTCGGCCATAAAACGATGGGTACGCCCCGTATCTTATCAAAATTGGCCAAATAATGCGTTGCCCGATGAGCTTAAAGATGAAAATCCACTTCGGATCATGCGCTTGGTCAATACCATACATACCAATGCATCTATTTTATAA
- a CDS encoding dihydrodipicolinate synthase family protein has product MVQWEGVMPAVTTKFTEADTLDLKMFEINISAQLDAGVHGIVLGGTLGEASTLTADEKRILIEKTVAIVQSKVPVIINIAEQTTKAAIEAAHHAEKYGAKGLMILPPMRYKATDFETITYFKAIAQSTDLPIMIYNNPVDYKIEVTLDMFEEMLQQKNIKAVKESTRDITNITRIKNRFGNRLNILCGVDTLALESMMAGADGWVAGLVCAFPAETVAIYKLVKTGRIKEALEIYRWFMPLLELDISPQLVQNIKLAEVATGIGTENVRPPRLPLQGAERKRVLSIIEQGIKARPKLPII; this is encoded by the coding sequence ATGGTACAATGGGAAGGCGTTATGCCTGCTGTTACAACAAAATTCACTGAAGCGGATACGCTGGACCTCAAAATGTTTGAAATCAATATCTCCGCACAATTAGATGCCGGTGTACATGGTATTGTTTTGGGCGGTACATTGGGTGAGGCCAGTACGCTTACTGCTGACGAAAAAAGAATTTTGATAGAAAAAACGGTCGCTATCGTTCAGTCAAAAGTCCCGGTAATCATCAACATTGCCGAGCAAACTACCAAGGCCGCAATCGAGGCGGCCCATCATGCTGAAAAGTATGGCGCAAAAGGATTGATGATTTTACCGCCTATGCGTTACAAGGCAACTGATTTTGAAACGATTACATATTTTAAGGCAATCGCCCAGAGTACCGATTTGCCCATTATGATTTATAACAACCCTGTTGATTACAAAATTGAGGTAACTTTGGATATGTTTGAAGAAATGTTGCAGCAAAAGAACATAAAAGCGGTAAAAGAATCTACAAGGGATATTACCAACATTACGCGAATCAAAAACCGGTTTGGGAACCGTCTAAACATTTTGTGTGGGGTAGACACCTTAGCGTTGGAAAGTATGATGGCCGGTGCTGATGGCTGGGTAGCAGGGCTTGTATGCGCCTTTCCGGCAGAAACAGTAGCTATCTATAAATTAGTGAAAACCGGTAGAATCAAAGAAGCCTTGGAAATCTACAGGTGGTTTATGCCGCTTCTTGAATTGGATATTAGCCCACAACTGGTACAGAATATCAAATTGGCAGAAGTGGCTACGGGAATCGGTACTGAAAACGTTCGGCCACCAAGATTACCCTTACAGGGTGCGGAAAGAAAAAGGGTTTTGTCCATCATAGAGCAAGGCATAAAAGCCAGACCAAAACTACCTATTATATGA